CGTCGTCATCGTCAGGAGCCCCCATGTCCCGCATCGACTCTCCCGCGCATCGCCCCGGCCTGCTGGCCACCCTGCGCGAATCCCTCGCCGGCGGCGAGCGCGACTACACCACCGAGACCATCGGCCGCGCCGTCGTGCTGCTGGCCGTGCCCATGGTCCTGGAGATGCTCATGGAGTCGGCCTTCGCCGTGGCCGACGTGTACTTCGTGGCCCGCCTCGGTGTCGACGCCGTGGCGGCCGTCGGCCAGACCGAGGCCATGATCACCCTCATCTACGCCGTGGCGGTGGGCCTGAGCATGTCGACCACGGCCATGGTGGCCCGGCGCATCGGCGAGAAGGACCGCGACGGCGCCGCCGACACCACGGTCCAGGCCATGGGGCTCGGCGTCGTCGTCGCCGCGGCGATCGCGGTGCCGGGCGCCCTCTTCGCGCCGCAGCTGCTGCACCTGATGGGCGGCTCGGCCGAGCTCGTGGCCGGCGGCCAGGGCTACACGCGGGTCATGCTCGCAGGCAACGTGTCGATCGTGCTGCTCTTCCTGCTGAACGCCGTCTTCCGGGGGGCGGGCGACGCCGCCCTGGCCATGCGCGTGCTGTGGCTGGCCAACGGCATCAACATCGTGCTCGACCCGTGCCTCATCTTCGGCTGGGGGCCGTTTCCCGAGCTGGGCCTGACGGGCGCCGCGGTGGCCACCACCATCGGCCGCAGCGTGGGCGTGGCCTACCAGCTGCACCTGCTGTTCCGCGGGCGGGGCACCGTCGCGGTGGCACGGCGGCATCTGGCCCTGCACGGGCGCATCATGCTGCGCCTGCTGCGGATCTCCCTCGGCGGCATCGGCCAGTTCCTGATCTCCACCTCGAGCTGGGTGCTGCTGATGCGCCTGGTGGGGGACTTCGGCGCCGTCGCGGTGGCCGGCTACACCATCGCCATCCGCATCATCGTCGTGGCGCTGATGCCGAGCTGGGGCGTGTCCAACGCGGCGGCCACCCTGGTGGGCCAGAACCTGGGCGCAGGCCACCCGGACCGGGCGGCGGCCAGCGTGTGGCGGGTGGGCTTCTACAACGCGGGCTTCCTGGTGAGCGTCGCGGTGGTGTTCATCCTGGGCGCCGAGCGGCTCGTGGGCCTGTTCACCGCCGAGCCGGCGGTGATCGCCGTGGGGGCGACCGCCCTGCGCTTCATCGCCTACGGCTACCCGTTCTACGCCTTCGGCATGGTCATGACCCAGGCCTTCAACGGCGCCGGCGACACGACCACGCCCACGGCGATCAACTTCTTCTGCTACTGGTGCTTCCAGCTGCCGCTGGCCTTGTTCCTGTCGCACCGCACCACCCTGGGCGCCGAGGGTGTGTTCCTGGCGATCCTGGTGGCCGAGATGGCCCTGACGGTGACCGGGATCCTGGTCTTCCGGCGGGGGGCGTGGCGGGACCGGGAGGTCTGACGGGGCGGTGCCGATCCAGGGCGCAGGCGCCGACCCGACCCGGTGTTCAGCGGGAACCGCGCCGTGGGGGCCGGGGCCGGACCGCGCGCCTGGCGCCGGATTCGGCCGCGGGCCCCTTGCCCGCCGGGCCCTTGCCGGTCGGCTTGCGTCCCGGACCCGCCTTGCCGGCCGCGCCGGCGGGCGGGGCGCCGAACAGGCGCACGCCCGTCAGGGCGGCGAAGGGGGCCAGGGCCTGCGGCGTCCAGTGGCCCACGATGGCGCGGCGCACGGCGACCGCCTCGGCGTCGCGCGCCCCGTGGATCATGCGGGCGCATTCCTCGGGCCGCACCGGGTAGATCGTGCAGACACCGCGGTCGTAGAACACGCAACGGCCCGGCCGGGCCAGTTCCTCCAGGGTCCACACCGAACCGGGCTTCTTGCCGTCGCGCAGCTTGTGGGGCATGACGCCGTGGCGCAGGGATCCGTCGGGCATGGCGGTGACGCCCACGGCCAGGCGCGCGCGGAAGACGTCCTCGATCGATTCGCCGAGATGGATGGCCAAGGCCTTGACCTGGCCGGGACGGAACCAGCCGGGCGAGTTGAGGCAGGCGGCGCGGCAGTCGCGGCAGTCGCAGCTCGAAACGGGCGGGCCGGAACGCCGGCCGCCGGCGGACGCGGATCGGGACATGGGCGGTCTCCTGGGGCGGTGGACCTGGTCGGGCGCGGCGGGGCGCCGGCCGAATATAGCACCGACCCGACCCCCTCGCCGCCCGCGAATCCCACCCTCGTCCGGCGCAGGGCCGGGCCGCCGCGTCCGGAACCACGGCGACCCCGGGGCCGCTGCCCGCGACGCGGGCGGGGCTCAGTCGAGCCGGTAGCAGATCACCTCGTACGGGGCGGGCTCCTTGTCCTCGTCCTCGTCGTCCTCGGCGCGGCCCGACGACATCTGCACCATCATCATGCCGCCACCGCCGCTGAAGGTGCGGTCCGGGGCGTTGTTGGCCTCCTTCAGCACGTAGAGCCGGTCGCCGCGGATCAGGAACTGGTCGTCCTCGGCGTCGTAGTCGACTTCGATGCGCACCTGCCGCACGAAGCGGCCGGCCGGATCGATCTCGTCGAAGACGCCGACGCAGCCGCTGCCGCCGGCGTCGCGGCCCCGGCTGCTGAGCACCCACAGCGATCCGTCCGGACGCGGGATGATGCGGTCGATGTCCGGGGCCATCTCCTCGATGTGCATTTCGGCGTGGGTGCTGAAACGCTCGCGCATGCGTTCGCGCTGCTCGCGCTCGGCGGCGAGCACCGCCTCGGGCCGCCGCACCGACTCGTAGTCGCGGCGCACGCGGCGCAGGGGCGTGCCGTCGGGCGCGAAGGTCTCGATGAGGTACTCCTTGCGCTTGCGGTGGACGTGCACGTTGCCGTCGGCGCCCACGGTCCAGTTGTTGATGAAATCGCCGTCCTCGCCGGCGCTCAGGGAGATCGAGCCGCCGCTCTGGGTCTCGCTCTCGTGCAGCACCTTCGCCTTCTCGTGGCCCTCGAGGTCGTACACCCCGAGCACGCGGTTGATCTCGGCCGTGCCCGCCGCGAAGTTCGTGCTGAAGAACCCCATCACCATCTCGTCCCCGTGCACGGCCACCTCCTGCACCAGGGCCTGGCCGCCGCCGTCGCCACCCAGGCTCACCGACGACTGCGGCAGGCCGTCGGCGTCGAAGCGCACCATCTGGCTCGGCATCATCTCGACCACGCCCACGCCCCGGTCCGGCAGCACGGCCAGGCTGACGGCGTTGCGGAACTCGCCCGGCCCGTCGCCCTCGCGGCCGACCGTGCGCAGCACCTGCCCGTCGGCAGCGACCTCGTAGAGGGTGCTCAGCACCGAGTCGAGCAGCCAGGTCGTGCCGGCGGGGGTGGGGCGGGCGTCGGTGACCAGGCCGAACAGCGTCCCGGCGGGATCGTCCTCGCCGCCGATGCGCCACATGGGGTCGGGCCGCAGCACCGACGCCTCCGCCGCCATGGGGGTGGCCGGATTGTGCAGGGTCGTGATCCCGTTCTCGAAGTCCTCGCGGCCGTTCCACACCGGGGCGCTCTCGGCGACGCCGGCGGCCAGGGCCAGGACGGGGCAGAAGGCGAAGAGGAGCAGGATTCGTTTCATGTTCGGATCTCCGGGAAAGGGGGGTGGATGTCGTCTCGGCACAGGGTACGGCGCCGTCGGCAAAAAGCGACGTTAAGGACCGTCAACGGCTGTTAAAGAATGTTAAGCGGGTGATTCGCGGCTGGTGGGCGCGGTCGCGGCGCTGTAGGTTGAGCCCATGCGAAACCCCCTGATCGGCATGCCCCGCCTCTTCGTCGTCCTCAGCCTGGCCCTGGCCGGGCTCATGGCGCTGCAGGTGATGCTCCTGCGCTACGCGTGGGACCTGAAGGTGCAGGCGCTGGAGAGCGGCGCCCGCACCGCCCTGGCCTCGACGGTGCTCGCCCTGCAATCGCGGGAGATCGAGGGCAGCGCCTACGAGTACTTCTTCGCCCACGACGACACGACCTCGGCGTCCGGACCCGGCACGGTGCACGCCAACGTCTGGACCACGCGATCCTCCTACCGCCTGCACGACGTCTCCGCACCGCCGGATGCGCCGGCGGCGGTCCCGGGCACGGGCGAGGTGGGCGTCGCGGGCGACGCCGCGGCCGTGCGGCGCTTCCGCACCGTCAGCCGCGACCTGCGGCGGCTGACCGGGCGGCCCGCCGGCGAGGCCTGGAACGTGGACCTCGGTTTCGAGACGGGGGACTCCGTCCTGGTCATCGTGCGGCCCGAACCGGGCGGGCACGGCGAGCACCTGACCGTGCGCACCGCTCCGGACGCCTCGCTGCGGCACGCGGTGGGCGAGTGGATCGCGAGCTCGCCCCGCCCCATCGGCGAGCGGCTCACGGACATGGACATCGCCGACGTGCTGCGCGACGAGCTGGCGGCGGTCGGCATCGGCGCCGAGCCGGCCTTCGGCGTCGTGCGCCCGGCCGGATCCGGCCTGCGGCCGGGCCTGATCCGCTTCCCCGCCGGGGGCGGGCGTCCCGGGGCGCCGTCGCCCGATGCGGGCGACGAGGTCGTGCTGGCCAGCGACAACATCACCGACGCCGAGGTGCGCGAAAGCCCCTACCGCCAGGAGCTCTTCCCTCTCGATCCCTTCGGCTCGCCCTACGAACTGGTGCTGGCCTTCCCCCAGGACCGGCTCTACCTGCTGAAACAGATCGGGCCCCTGTGGGCCGCCTCGGCGGTCTTCATCGTCGTGATCGTCGTGGCCTTCGCCCAGGCCTGGCGCACCAACGCCGAGCAGCGGCGCTTCGGCGGCCAGCTCGTCGACTTCATCAACAACATGACCCACGAGTTCAAGACGCCCATCGCCACGGTGGCCCTGGCCGGGGAGGCCCTGGCCCGGCCCGACGTGCAGGGCGATCCGGCCGTGCTCGAACGCTACGTGGGCATGATCCGGGACGAGAACGCGCGCATGCACCGGCAGGCCGAGAAGATCCTGCAGATGGCGCGGTTCGAGCGGGGCGACATCGAGGTGAAGCGCGAACCGGTCGACGCGATCGCGTTGTTGCGCGGCGTGGCCGAGTCGTTCACCCTGCAGGTGGAGCGACGGGGCGGGACCATCGCCTGCGACGGCACCGGGCCCGCCGTGGTGGCCGGCGACCGGGTCCACCTCGAGAGCATCTTCACCAACCTGGTGGACAACGCCGTCAAGTACTCGCGCGAAGAGCCCCGCGTCCGCATCGCCGGCGCGGTCCGGGACGGCTGGCTGGAGGCCAAGGTCAGCGACCGGGGGCCCGGCATCCCGCGCGCCGACCAGCGGCGGGTCTTCGAGAAGTACTACCGCTGCCCGACCGGCGACCGGCACGACGTCAAGGGCTTCGGCCTCGGGCTGAGCTTCGTGCACAGCCTGGTGCGGGCCCACGGCGGCCACGTCGAGCTGCACAGCCTGCCCGGCGAGGGCACCACCGTCACGGTGAGCCTGCCGCTGGTGCGCCCTGAAGAGGAGACGTCGTGACCGATGCCGTGCCGCTGCTGCTGCTCGAGGACGATCCCAACCTGGGTCTGATCATCGCGGAGTCCCTCGAACGCGAGGGCTTCGCCGTCGAGCGCCATCTGGACGGCAAGGCAGGCCTCGCGGCCCTGGCCGACCGCCGCTTCGCCCTCTGCCTCGTCGACGTGATGATGCCCGAGATGGACGGCTTCGCCTTCGCCGGCGAACTGCGCCGGCGGGGCGACGCGACGCCCTTCATCTTCCTGACGGCGCGCTCGATGGTGAAGGACCGCATCCACGGCTTCAAGCTCGGCTGCGACGACTACATCACCAAGCCGTTCAGCATGGAGGAGCTGCTGCTGCGCATCCAGGCCGTGCTGCGGCGCAGCGACGACGCGGAACCGGCGCCCGCGGCCCCGGACGGTCCCACCGCGGTCGGGCGCTACGTCTTCGACCCGCGCGCCCTGACGCTGGCCCTCGACGGCGACGAGAAGCGACTGACCGAGCGGGAAGGGGCTCTGCTGGCCATGCTCGTGGCGTACGGCGAGGAGGTCCTCGAGCGCGACGTGGCCCTCCGGGCCATCTGGCAGGACGATTCCTATCACGCCGGCCGCAGCATGGACGTCTTCATCTCCAAGCTGCGCAAGCACTTGGCTGGTGATCCGGGCATCGAGATCCGCTCGGTGCACGGGCGGGGCTTCCGGCTGCTGGTGCACGGCGGCGCCAGCGACTGAGTCGGGCCGCTGGCGGGATTCCCCACCTTTCCTATGCTCAACGGAAGAGAGTTTCCGCCCCCCCCATCGGACAGGGAGAGCCTCCCATGCGACGCATCACGATCCTGGCCACGCTGGTGGCCGCCGCCGGCCTGCTGCCACCGGCGGGCCCCGCCCGCGCCTGAGGCGTGGCGCCGCCGGGCGGTCTGCCCGGACACTGCACGACCGGAGGGACCGTGGTCCGCGAGCGACAGGTCGGCGCCTTCGGCCAGCGGAGCGAGACGACCCTGGATCTGGGCGTCGACACCGCCCTGGAGATCACGACGTTCGGGGCGGCGTTCGCCCATCCGGTCGGTTCGGACCTGACCCTCGCCGTGGGCGTCGGCGCGATCACCGACGGCGAGCTGCGCGCCGGAGCCGTCACCGCGACGCTGGCGGACGGCCTGGCGGTGTCGGTGTCGGGCACGCGCACCCGGGTGTTCGCGGGCGGGATCCTCGACCAGCTCGATCTCTCGCTTTCCGGCAGCTATGCCCGGGCCACGACGCGCCACTCCGGCACCGGCGCGGCGGGGAAGTACGCGGCGGTCGACCTGCGGCTCGGCCTGCGGGGCGTCCGCCGACTGGGCGGCGGCGCGAGCGGGTGGGTGTCCGGGCGGGTCTTCGGCGGACCGGTGACCTGGGACCGGGAGGGGACCTCGGACACCGGCGGCGACCTGCACCACTACCAGCTGGGATTCGGGGCGGCCTGGCGCACCGGCGGGCTCGGCGTCTACGCCGAGGCCATGGTCGCGGGCGAACGCGCCCTGGGCGCCGGCGCCGGCTGGTCCTGGTAGGAAACCGTCGCCGGCCGGACCGGCGGGAAATTGCTGGTTCAGGGTCTTCCTTTCAGGTATCTTGGGCTCCGGAATCGACGACGGCGGTTCCCTTCGGGGTGCCGCCGTCGGGGTTTCGGCCCCACCCGAGGCGGCGCCCGTCCCGCGCGGCCCAGTCCACTCCGACCGGAGGCGAACATGTCCGCGACCGCCCAGCAGAAACCCGCCAAAGGCCACCCGTCCGGCCTCTTCTCGCTCTTCTTCTCGGAAATGTGGGAGCGTCTCGGCTTCTACCTGATGCTCGGCATCCTGCTGCTCTACACCATCGACACCGAGCGCGGGGGCCTGGGTTTCACCAACGCCGCGGCGGCCGAGATCTACGGCACCTACATGGCCTTCGTGTACTTCACGCCCTTCATCGGCGGCATGATCGCCGACCGCCTGCTCGGCTACCGGCGCAGCGTGCTGATCGGGGGCCTGCTGCTGGCGGCGGGGTACTTCAGCCTGGGCATCCGCTCCATGCCCACGTTCTACGGCGGCCTGGTGCTGCTCTGCCTCGGCAACGGCTTCTTCAAGCCGAACATCTCGGCCATGGTGGGCAACCTCTACGCCGCCGACGACCCGCGGCGGGACGCGGGCTTCAACATCTTCTACATGGGCATCAACATCGGCGCCACCATCAGCGCCCTGCTCTCGGCGCCCCTGCGCAACCTGTGGTCGTTCAACATGGCCTTCAGCGCCGCGGGCGTGGGCATGCTCATCGGCGTCGCGGTGATCCTCTTCAACTGGAAGCAGCTGGCCGACGCCGACCGCCAGCCCGAGGTCAAGCCGGGCGACTTCGGCCTCAAGCAGGTCTTCCTGATCATCCTGGCCCCGGCGGTGACCTTCGGCGTGATCGGCTACTTCGTGGGCGGGAAGCTGCCGTTCATCATGGACACCATCGGCCCGATCACCTTCGGCTTCCTGGTGGGCATGCTGCCGGTGGCGGGCTACTTCGCCAACCTGGTCATGAAGGCCGGGCCCGACGAGAAGCCCGGCCTCGCCGCGCTGATTCCCGTCTACGTGGCGGGCGGCGCCTTCTTCATGGTGCTGCACCTCTCGGGCGGCCTGATCACCATCTTCGCCGAGCACAACACCGACCGCCGCGCCGAGTGGGTGCCCCAGGCCACCGAGTTCTACGCCCAGAAGGCCATGCCGTCCTACTTCGGCAACGCCGGGCCCGACCTGCCGCGGCCCGACGAACGCACCCTCTACATCGTGCCCGACCGCACCGAGGCCATGTTCGGGGCGCGCATCCTGAGCGCGTCGGCGGTGGCGGAGATCCGCGCCGACGCCGCCTCGGGCGTGGCCGTGGTCGAGGCCGGGGCCGCCGATTTCGACGGCACCTTCGCCTGCCGGGTCTTCCCCGACGCGAACGTGGCGCTCTCCACCTCGAAGGACGCCCACGGGGTCGAGACGACGAGCGTGAAGATCGAGCCGGAGCAAACCGACGCCCTGGGCGAGGTGGCCCTCGTGCGGCAGGTCGACGGCCGCACCGTGCCGGTCATCATGGTCGGCCAGGGAACCTTCGATGCGGTCTACCGCGACGCGGCCGGGGCCGCGCGCCTGGCGCCGGGCAGCTACGTGCGCCTGCTCAACGCCGAGCTGCTCACCGGCTTCCTCAACCCCTTCTTCGTGGTCGTCTGCACGCCCATCGTGGTGTGGTTCTTCGCCTGGCGCGTGAAGCTGGGCAAGGCCGTCACCACGGCCCGCAAGATCTTCCTCGGCATGGTCATCACGACGGTGGCGGTGCTGGTCATGGCCCTCGGGGCCAAGGTGGGCCAGGACGGGGCCGTCAAGACCTCGATGATGTGGCTGGCGGGCTACTACCTGGTGATCACCTTCGGCGAGCTGTGCCTGTCGCCCATGGGCCTGTCCCTGGTGACCAAGCTGGCGCCGAAGCGCCTGGTCGGCCTGATGATGGGCGGCTGGTTCCTCAGCACGGCCGTGGGCAACAAGCTGTCCGGCTTCATCAGCGGCCTCGAGCCCGGCACCACCATGTTCGTGGTGCTGGCCGGGGCGATCCTGCTGGTGGCCGGCTTCATCTTCGTCATGCTGCCGCGCCTGGATGCGGCGATCAAGAAGTACGGGGCCTGACCCCGCGAGCAGAAGACGACAACGGCCCCCGCCGCGGCGCGGGCCTTTCCCCCAGGGGTGGATAAAGTGAAACGACTCTTCCTGGTCTGGACCGTGGCCTTCGTCGCCACGGTGGCCTTCCTGGTGTGGCAGAAGATCTCGGGCCCCACCTATCCGGTGCGGTTCGACACGGAGATCGCCGGCGTGCCGCTCAAGGGCGAGCTGCTGCGCACCCACAGCATCACGGGTGACATGCCGGTGACGGTCGCCATGCCGGATTCGACGGTGGCGGGCACCGTGGTCTGGCGGCGCTATCCCACCGGCGACGACTGGACCCGCACCCCCATGAGCTGGGCCGACGGCCAGCTCCGGGCCCTGCTGCCGAAGCAGGGCATGGCCGGCAAGCTCGAGTACGACGTGCAGTTCGAGAAGGACGGCCAGAAGGTCGTCATCCCGCCGGGCGAGGCGGCCGTCGCGCGCTACAAGGGCGACGTGCCGAATCTCGTGCTCGTCTTCCACGTGAGCTTCATGATCCTGGGCATGCTGTTCTCGACGGGCTGTGGCCTGGACGCCCTGTTCGGCGGCAGCAGCGGCCTGAAGCCGCTCTCCCGCATCACGTTCTTCTGCCTCTTCGTGGGCGGGCTCGTGCTGGGACCGCTCGTGCAGAAGTACGCCTTCGACGCCTACTGGACGGGCTGGCCCTTCGGTTCGGACTGGACCGACAACAAGCTCGCCGTCGGGGCCCTGGTGTGGCTGGCGGCCGTGTGGTTCACGCGCCGGGCGGCGCCGGGCCGGCCGGCCGGCAAATGGGTGTGCGTCGTGGCCATGCTGACGATCTTCGTGATCTACGGCATCCCGCACAGCATCCACGGCTCGACCCTCGACTACGAGACGGGCGAGCACATCCAGACCATGATGATCGAGTTCGTGCGCTTCCTCGCCTAGCAGGAACCCGGGACCCACGGGCGGGGTTGGTCGGGCAACCGACCGACCCGTCCGCCGAGGAGCCGCCATGACCGTCGCCGCCCGCCGCCTCCGCGCCCTCGCGTTCGCCCTGCTGGCGTCCGCCCTGCTCGGCGGCGCCGTCCCCGCGCCGGCCCAGGAGGACGCCCCCCAGAGCGGGGGCTTCGACCCCGCCGACCTGCTTGAGCGGCTGGGCGATGCCGCCCGTCGCAACGACCACGTCGCCTACCTCGCGTGCCTGGCCGACACCTTCGACTACGTGCCCCTGCCCACCGACGTGATCAACAACCCGGACCTCGTCTGGGACGGGTGGGACCAGGTCCGCGAGCGCACCTACGTGCGCCGGGCGGCCGAGCGTGGACGGCTGGCCTTCCCGCGGGTGATCGAGGTGAACAGCCGCACCGCCCGGGGCCGCGACGATGCCGAGTGGGACGTGACCTACGAGCTGGCGGGGAAGTTCCGGGCCCGGGCGGTGCTGACCATGGTGCGCAGCGGCGTGCGGTGGTACCTGCGGGGCTGGGAGGACATCGACCAGGTCTTCGACGCCGACGGCGAGGCGTGGCGGGGCAGCGCGGAGCAGCGCGCCCTCGTGATGCGCTGATCCGGGGCGCACCGGGTACCGGAACGAGTTCTTCGACAGCCGGCTAGAAGCCCACCGGACGCCCGGCGTTCCGTTCCTCCAGCCACGCCTGCAGGGGCGCGAAGTACTCGAGCATCGCGTCCGCCGACAACCCCTCGCCCGTGGCCTCCCGCATGACCCGCGACCAGTCCCGCGTGGCCCCGAGCCGCAGGATCGACTCCAGGTACAGCCCCACCGCCCGGTTGCCGTAGTAGTCGGCGGCGTGCACGTCGGCCTGCAGGATCTCGCGGCAGATGTACCGGTGCAGCTGGTGCAGGATGACCGTGCTCAGGGCGTAGTCGTAGTACTGGGCCGGATCGTCGATGACGTGGGTCTTCGTGGCGGGATCGCAGTGCTCCTCGCCGCGGGGCTCGGGCGGCGCGATGCCCTGGTGGCGGGCGGCCAGCTCCCACCAGCGCGTGTTGTAGAGGTGCCGCGGCAGGTCCTCCTCGTACAGGTCGTGCTCCCAGTGGGTCATGGTGCCGCAGGCGAAGGGCAGGAAGACCACCCCGCCGGTGAGCGCCTGCTCGAGCAGCCAGGCGATCTCGTCGGGTGTGTCTCCCGACGACCCGCCGGACGTTCCGCCGGACGTCCCGCCGGCCGCGACGAGGTCGAGCCGCGCCAGGTACGGCCGCTGGCTCGCCGCCAGCTCGATCAGCGAGCCGACCCCTTCGTGGAAGGCCCGGTTCGCGCCGCGGCGCAGCACCATGGGCACCTCGGGGCGGGCGTAGCTCAGGTAGTAGTAGACGTGGCCCAGCTCGTGGTGGGTCGTCTGGAACCACTCGAAGCCCGGCTCGATGCTCATCAGGGCGCGCACGTCCCGGTCGAGGTCGATGTGCCAGGCCGAGGCGTGGGTGTTCTTGCGCCGGGTCGCGTTGGCGGGCAGGGCGTAGAGGTCGCTGCGGGCCCAGAAGTTGGCGGGCAGGGGCTCGAAGCCCAGGGACAGGTAGAAGCGCTCGGCCTGTTCGACCAGCCACTGCGGTTCGGCGTCCCGCAGCAGGTCGCCCGTGTCGGCCGCGGGCACGAGCCCCGGCCAGCTCTGGCCCCAGCGGTTGCCCAGCCAGTGGGCGGGGATCAGGTCGGGCACCGGCTCGCCGTAGCGGGCGGCGAGCTCGTGGCGCACCCAGCAATGGAGCTGCTCGTAGAGGGGGCGCAGCGCCGCCAGGATCTCGTCCATCAGGGCCATC
This region of bacterium genomic DNA includes:
- a CDS encoding MATE family efflux transporter encodes the protein MSRIDSPAHRPGLLATLRESLAGGERDYTTETIGRAVVLLAVPMVLEMLMESAFAVADVYFVARLGVDAVAAVGQTEAMITLIYAVAVGLSMSTTAMVARRIGEKDRDGAADTTVQAMGLGVVVAAAIAVPGALFAPQLLHLMGGSAELVAGGQGYTRVMLAGNVSIVLLFLLNAVFRGAGDAALAMRVLWLANGINIVLDPCLIFGWGPFPELGLTGAAVATTIGRSVGVAYQLHLLFRGRGTVAVARRHLALHGRIMLRLLRISLGGIGQFLISTSSWVLLMRLVGDFGAVAVAGYTIAIRIIVVALMPSWGVSNAAATLVGQNLGAGHPDRAAASVWRVGFYNAGFLVSVAVVFILGAERLVGLFTAEPAVIAVGATALRFIAYGYPFYAFGMVMTQAFNGAGDTTTPTAINFFCYWCFQLPLALFLSHRTTLGAEGVFLAILVAEMALTVTGILVFRRGAWRDREV
- a CDS encoding HAMP domain-containing histidine kinase — protein: MRNPLIGMPRLFVVLSLALAGLMALQVMLLRYAWDLKVQALESGARTALASTVLALQSREIEGSAYEYFFAHDDTTSASGPGTVHANVWTTRSSYRLHDVSAPPDAPAAVPGTGEVGVAGDAAAVRRFRTVSRDLRRLTGRPAGEAWNVDLGFETGDSVLVIVRPEPGGHGEHLTVRTAPDASLRHAVGEWIASSPRPIGERLTDMDIADVLRDELAAVGIGAEPAFGVVRPAGSGLRPGLIRFPAGGGRPGAPSPDAGDEVVLASDNITDAEVRESPYRQELFPLDPFGSPYELVLAFPQDRLYLLKQIGPLWAASAVFIVVIVVAFAQAWRTNAEQRRFGGQLVDFINNMTHEFKTPIATVALAGEALARPDVQGDPAVLERYVGMIRDENARMHRQAEKILQMARFERGDIEVKREPVDAIALLRGVAESFTLQVERRGGTIACDGTGPAVVAGDRVHLESIFTNLVDNAVKYSREEPRVRIAGAVRDGWLEAKVSDRGPGIPRADQRRVFEKYYRCPTGDRHDVKGFGLGLSFVHSLVRAHGGHVELHSLPGEGTTVTVSLPLVRPEEETS
- a CDS encoding response regulator transcription factor; the protein is MTDAVPLLLLEDDPNLGLIIAESLEREGFAVERHLDGKAGLAALADRRFALCLVDVMMPEMDGFAFAGELRRRGDATPFIFLTARSMVKDRIHGFKLGCDDYITKPFSMEELLLRIQAVLRRSDDAEPAPAAPDGPTAVGRYVFDPRALTLALDGDEKRLTEREGALLAMLVAYGEEVLERDVALRAIWQDDSYHAGRSMDVFISKLRKHLAGDPGIEIRSVHGRGFRLLVHGGASD
- a CDS encoding peptide MFS transporter; translated protein: MSATAQQKPAKGHPSGLFSLFFSEMWERLGFYLMLGILLLYTIDTERGGLGFTNAAAAEIYGTYMAFVYFTPFIGGMIADRLLGYRRSVLIGGLLLAAGYFSLGIRSMPTFYGGLVLLCLGNGFFKPNISAMVGNLYAADDPRRDAGFNIFYMGINIGATISALLSAPLRNLWSFNMAFSAAGVGMLIGVAVILFNWKQLADADRQPEVKPGDFGLKQVFLIILAPAVTFGVIGYFVGGKLPFIMDTIGPITFGFLVGMLPVAGYFANLVMKAGPDEKPGLAALIPVYVAGGAFFMVLHLSGGLITIFAEHNTDRRAEWVPQATEFYAQKAMPSYFGNAGPDLPRPDERTLYIVPDRTEAMFGARILSASAVAEIRADAASGVAVVEAGAADFDGTFACRVFPDANVALSTSKDAHGVETTSVKIEPEQTDALGEVALVRQVDGRTVPVIMVGQGTFDAVYRDAAGAARLAPGSYVRLLNAELLTGFLNPFFVVVCTPIVVWFFAWRVKLGKAVTTARKIFLGMVITTVAVLVMALGAKVGQDGAVKTSMMWLAGYYLVITFGELCLSPMGLSLVTKLAPKRLVGLMMGGWFLSTAVGNKLSGFISGLEPGTTMFVVLAGAILLVAGFIFVMLPRLDAAIKKYGA
- a CDS encoding M2 family metallopeptidase, which gives rise to MQTRTVAGIGMTLLAAGLVTIFLLTYDPNEVPAPDAAPARGERPDPVRPGSPEEAQTFLDAYNEAYQAAWTRAEGAKFNAGADITAAHTAARIEADRALADFTGSRAVIERLRLFRDLPGLTELQERQIEVAWQLAAHAPATAPARVAEMLATEAVLTDSLYAFRYVLRAPGADPRPVTPNEIDAILRDSRDPALRRAAWDCSKTVGPKLKDGVEKLQGLRNANAREMGFSSFFGLEVADYGLTSAEMMALMDEILAALRPLYEQLHCWVRHELAARYGEPVPDLIPAHWLGNRWGQSWPGLVPAADTGDLLRDAEPQWLVEQAERFYLSLGFEPLPANFWARSDLYALPANATRRKNTHASAWHIDLDRDVRALMSIEPGFEWFQTTHHELGHVYYYLSYARPEVPMVLRRGANRAFHEGVGSLIELAASQRPYLARLDLVAAGGTSGGTSGGSSGDTPDEIAWLLEQALTGGVVFLPFACGTMTHWEHDLYEEDLPRHLYNTRWWELAARHQGIAPPEPRGEEHCDPATKTHVIDDPAQYYDYALSTVILHQLHRYICREILQADVHAADYYGNRAVGLYLESILRLGATRDWSRVMREATGEGLSADAMLEYFAPLQAWLEERNAGRPVGF